A part of Silurus meridionalis isolate SWU-2019-XX chromosome 18, ASM1480568v1, whole genome shotgun sequence genomic DNA contains:
- the krr1 gene encoding KRR1 small subunit processome component homolog, which translates to MAASTREDVSVSAAEKKGKTKQNPDESDLLTVPDGWAEPVFTRDDNPRGLLEESSFATLFPKYRESYLRECWPLVQRALGELFISATLDLIEGSITVSTTKKTFDPYAVLRARDLVKLLARSVPFEQAVRILQSDMACDIIKIGTLVRNRERFVKRRQRLIGPKGSTLKALELLTNCYVMVQGNTVSALGPYSGLKEVRKVVLDTMKNIHPIYNIKTLMIKRELASDPELRTQSWERFLPNFKHKHLKKRQQPTKKKIKKEYTPIPPPQPESKVDRELASGEFFLREREKRRKMMTEIKVKQAEALSKKQEERKKAFIPPKEKKIMKKSNKAPVKDKLDLEAIKEKVKKAKNKKLGAPALASSTAPPVGHSKISRTFSS; encoded by the exons GTGGGCGGAGCCTGTGTTTACGCGTGATGATAACCCGCGGGGTCTCCTGGAGGAAAGCAGCTTCGCCACACTGTTCCCCAAATACAGGGAGAGCTACCTGAGGGAGTGCTGGCCTCTGGTCCAGAGAGCTCTCGGAGAACTC ttcatCAGCGCTACATTGGATCTGATTGAAGGAAGCATCACAGTCAGCACTACGAAGAAAACCTTTGATCCCTACGCCGTCCTCCGAGCCCGAGACCTCGTCAAACTACTGGCCAGGAGTGTTCCCTTCGAACAG gCAGTACGGATCCTGCAGAGTGACATGGCGTGTGATATTATAAAGATCGGGACGTTGGTGCGGAACAGAGAGCGGTTTGTTAAACGCAGACAGAGACTCATCGGCCCCAAAGGGTCCACTCTGAAG gCCCTGGAGCTGCTTACAAACTGTTATGTGATGGTGCAGGGAAACACTGTGTCTGCTCTCGGACCTTACAGTGGCCTGAAGGAg gtgcgtAAGGTGGTATTAGATACTATGAAGAACATTCACCCGATCTACAATATCAAG ACATTGATGATCAAGCGTGAGTTAGCGAGTGATCCTGAACTCCGCACTCAGAGCTGGGAGCGTTTCCTCCCCAacttcaaacacaaacacctcaAAAAACGCCAACAACCAACCAAGAAGAAGATCAAGAAGGAGTACACACC cattcccCCACCTCAACCTGAGagcaag gtggacCGAGAGCTTGCTAGTGGAGAATTCTTCctgcgtgagagagagaagaggaggaagatgatgactGAGATCAAG GTGAAACAGGCAGAGGCTCTGAGCAAGAAacaggaggagagaaagaaagcgtTTATTCCCccgaaagagaaaaaaatcatgaaaaaaagcaacaaag CTCCTGTGAAGGACAAACTGGATCTCGAAGCCATTAAAGAGAAAGTGAAGAAAGCAAAGAATAAGAAACTGGGAGCTCCAGCACTCGCTTCCTCCACAGCACCACCTGTAGGCCACAGCAAGATTTCCAGGACCTTCAGTAGCTAa
- the glipr1a gene encoding GLIPR1-like protein 1 — MASVLHLFLHLILLLPSLSLSMRENSLPDITHQEFIDICLKEHNEARSNVKPSASNMRYMTWDDGLEVLAKAWAKHCVFTHNERRTHPVLPSVGENIWAGAGHGTFDMKLAIKEWVDEVKVFDYNTLKCTNICGHYTQVVWADSYKLGCAVSLCPDGVKGTRFSHTPGALFVCNYATSGNYRGVHPYKAGVSCSQCGGETCEKNLCKNSTRDHPIPNSWIPDWDPGLRECGVFCKTVLIIRPVSLLMIFGGVFLIQRRCPNIFAYIN, encoded by the exons ATGGCTAGTGTTCTTCATCTCTTCCTCCATCTCATCCTCCTCCTGCCCTCACTCTCCTTGTCCATGAGGGAAAACTCACTTCCTGACATCACACACCAGGAGTTCATCGACATCTGTTTAAAGGAACACAACGAAGCTCGCTCAAACGTCAAGCCTTCTGCTAGCAACATGCGCTACATG acttGGGACGATGGCCTGGAAGTCCTGGCAAAGGCGTGGGCAAAACACTGTGTGTTTACACACAATGAGAGACGAACTCACCCAGTGTTGCCCTCAGTCGGGGAGAACATCTGGGCTGGAGCCGGTCACGGAACATTTGACATGAAATTAGCAATAAAGGAATGGGTCGATGAGGTGAAGGTGTTTGATTACAACACACTCAAATGCACCAACATCTGTGGCCATTACACACAG GTGGTGTGGGCAGACTCGTATAAATTGGGCTGCGCTGTGAGTCTGTGTCCTGACGGTGTGAAGGGAACAagattctcacacacaccaggagCCTTGTTTGTGTGTAACTATGCAACATC gGGAAACTACCGTGGTGTTCATCCGTATAAAGCTGGAGTGTCCTGCAGCCAGTGTGGAGGAGAGACATGTGAGAAGAATCTCTGCA AAAACTCAACACGAGACCATCCCATAC cTAACAGCTGGATTCCAGACTGGGACCCTGGTCTGCGTGAGTGTGGTGTGTTCTGTAAAACAGTGTTGATTATCAGACCCGTGTCTCTGCTAATGATTTTTGGAGGGGTGTTTTTAATTCAACGTCGATGTCCGAATATATTCGCGTATataaactaa